One Panicum virgatum strain AP13 chromosome 3N, P.virgatum_v5, whole genome shotgun sequence DNA segment encodes these proteins:
- the LOC120666531 gene encoding lectin-like gives MGAALSQQEALSDSSSAGDESERLVVPHKFDEIIAHGTTATADELEDQMYGSGIYLAGKTKKYWIDEKTRCNCFMLFPRALSITHSESKQYWRWHPLEETSGTEVEVATLLDVCWLEIHGRLELSHLTPGVDYNVVFEVMLTEPAWGWYTPMNLWIKFPDGTVQQRVEKLQEKPKDQWMELKAGQLKTHVGQNGELDMALFEYHVGNWKSGLTIKGVKIVPTE, from the exons ATGGGGGCGGCGCTGTCGCAGCAGGAGGCGTTGTCCGACTCGTCGAGCGCTGGAGACGAGTCGGAGAGGTTGGTGGTTCCGCACAAATTCGATGAAATCATTGCGCATGGGACCACAGCCACTGCAGATGAACTGGAGGATCAGATGTACGGCTCGGGGATCTACCTTGCTGGGAAAACAAAG AAGTACTGGATCGATGAGAAGACCAGGTGCAACTGTTTCATGCTTTTCCCTAGAGCACTGTCCATAACTCATTCCGAGAGCAAGCAATACTGGAGATGGCATCCCCTGGAAGAAACAAG CGGCACCGAGGTCGAGGTTGCGACTCTGCTGGATGTATGCTGGCTGGAAATCCACGGGAGGCTGGAGCTGTCCCACCTCACACCAGGAGTCGACTACAACGTCGTCTTCGAAGTGATGCTCACCGAGCCGGCGTGGGGATGGTATACACCAATGAACCTCTGGATCAAGTTCCCCGATGGGACGGTGCAGCAGCGCgtggagaagctgcaggagaagcCAAAGGACCAGTGGATGGAGCTCAAGGCTGGGCAGCTCAAGACGCATGTGGGGCAGAACGGGGAGTTGGACATGGCTCTGTTTGAGTACCATGTTGGGAATTGGAAGTCTGGGCTCACCATCAAGGGCGTCAAGATTGTCCCAACGGAGTGA